Proteins co-encoded in one Candidatus Bathyarchaeota archaeon genomic window:
- a CDS encoding NAD(P)/FAD-dependent oxidoreductase translates to MPDFDVIVVGGGPAGVISALKCSQLGLNALLIEQGDRGRHKPCGGVLTPTCVETLQETLKTQLPQTVTCSPRTLGLYYVPPNGRREGGRVRNYKLLNINRDLLDSWLLSYAIRSGVEVWTRAKFLDVRKSKPIEVLIMKNNHVAKMTTKYLIGADGVYSRVRRQLRNRSKSRTITILQEYCHAEGEFEDCFYMFFRESISPTYSYLIPKDGLYLIGVGLPRNYPIAISEALTNFKNWLSEDFVFKLLSSKRKETWAIPYGSTFTGIENIILVGDAAGFCNALSGEGIRLAVESGIAAGEAVQDAMSTNTPLALTYAQHVDELTSFIHQTYKFAISLTDERREEFIKSELARLSLR, encoded by the coding sequence ATGCCGGACTTTGACGTTATAGTTGTGGGAGGCGGACCAGCGGGGGTTATTTCGGCTTTAAAATGCTCGCAATTAGGACTTAATGCTCTTTTGATAGAGCAAGGGGATAGAGGGCGTCACAAACCTTGCGGTGGCGTACTTACCCCTACATGCGTTGAGACTCTGCAAGAGACTCTTAAAACACAGCTCCCTCAAACCGTAACTTGTTCACCCCGAACGCTAGGGCTATACTATGTGCCGCCAAATGGGAGGAGAGAGGGCGGCCGCGTCAGGAATTACAAACTTCTCAACATCAACCGAGACTTATTGGATAGCTGGCTCCTTTCTTATGCTATACGATCTGGCGTTGAGGTTTGGACTCGTGCAAAATTTCTTGACGTTAGAAAATCGAAGCCTATTGAAGTTTTGATTATGAAGAACAATCATGTCGCCAAAATGACTACTAAGTATTTGATCGGGGCTGATGGAGTTTATTCGAGGGTACGAAGACAATTGCGTAATAGAAGTAAATCAAGGACAATAACGATCTTACAAGAATACTGCCATGCGGAAGGGGAGTTTGAAGATTGCTTTTACATGTTCTTTCGAGAAAGCATTTCTCCAACATACTCTTATCTCATCCCGAAAGACGGTCTTTACCTAATCGGAGTTGGGCTCCCTAGGAACTATCCAATTGCTATTTCCGAGGCCCTCACCAATTTCAAAAATTGGCTAAGTGAGGATTTCGTGTTTAAACTATTATCTTCAAAGCGGAAAGAAACTTGGGCAATCCCCTATGGTTCAACATTTACCGGTATAGAAAATATAATTCTAGTCGGAGATGCTGCGGGATTCTGCAACGCATTGTCTGGAGAGGGTATCAGACTAGCTGTCGAAAGCGGCATTGCCGCGGGCGAAGCCGTCCAAGATGCCATGTCCACCAACACCCCTCTTGCGTTAACATATGCACAGCATGTTGACGAGCTCACAAGTTTCATACATCAAACGTATAAGTTTGCGATTAGTTTAACAGATGAACGTAGAGAGGAATTTATTAAATCAGAACTTGCTCGCCTTTCACTCCGGTAA